A genomic window from Mobula hypostoma chromosome X1, sMobHyp1.1, whole genome shotgun sequence includes:
- the cldn12 gene encoding claudin-12 translates to MACREVQAATGLALLCGVCSLGGLLAATLLPRWRLQRLASASRHQPNLSVSSGLWTRCVRAQGEARCTFRDPDWYRSLDQLDLRLLQLALPLALTAATAAALLGALGLCHAACSGRAPRAGLARCLVNSAGCQLVAGLLDLLAAGLVLGPTVWLLLHTSRLNRRYGPTWSAGPAAYLALGSGGGLALAGGLLLLWYCACRPPPVLLWQPLAPTPLPAQFQHYPYPLSAPTAYLAEPSGRRSRLSTLEIDIPVIRQQAC, encoded by the coding sequence ATGGCGTGCCGGGAGGTGCAGGCGGCCACCGGGCTAGCGCTGCTGTGCGGAGTGTGCTCTCTGGGTGGGCTGCTGGCTGCCACACTGCTACCACGCTGGCGGCTTCAGCGTCTGGCCTCGGCCAGCCGGCACCAGCCCAACCTAAGCGTCAGCTCTGGGCTCTGGACCCGCTGCGTGAGAGCACAGGGTGAGGCCCGTTGCACCTTCCGCGACCCCGACTGGTACCGCTCACTTGACCAGCTCGACCTGCGGCTGTTACAGCTGGCACTGCCACTGGCCCTGACTGCCGCTACCGCCGCCGCTCTGCTGGGTGCCCTCGGCCTCTGTCACGCTGCTTGCAGCGGCCGTGCTCCCCGTGCCGGCCTGGCCCGCTGCCTGGTCAACAGCGCTGGCTGCCAGCTGGTGGCTGGCTTACTCGACCTGCTGGCTGCCGGCCTGGTACTAGGTCCCACTGTCTGGCTGCTGCTCCATACTAGCCGTCTAAACCGGCGCTACGGGCCGACTTGGAGCGCCGGGCCCGCCGCCTACTTAGCCCTGGGCAGCGGTGGTGGGCTGGCACTGGCCGGTGGGCTGTTGCTGCTCTGGTACTGTGCCTGCCGTCCACCGCCCGTGCTGCTTTGGCAGCCGCTGGCCCCAACCCCTCTCCCAGCCCAATTTCAGCACTACCCATACCCGCTATCCGCTCCTACTGCCTACTTGGCGGAGCCCTCCGGCCGCCGTTCCCGTCTCTCCACCCTGGAGATCGATATCCCTGTCATCAGGCAGCAGGCGTGCTAA